Proteins found in one Leptolyngbya sp. CCY15150 genomic segment:
- the sppA gene encoding signal peptide peptidase SppA, translated as MRDFFRYVLASFVGLLLFSTLSVGALVVFILMIALGSRDTEPLVEKDSILVFDLSLDITDSNPGSNPADLFNDALSGSSTPTPISLRTVLDTLEEAANDDRIVGIFIQGTTSAEGRGSGFATLREVREGLQQFQDSGKPIYAYETGWRERDYYITSLADSVILNPTGSIELNGFSAETLFFGDAFEQYGIDVQIIRAGQYKSAVEPFTRNSNSPENREQSQQLLNDLWSEFLTTTASDRSLEVSDLQAIADSQAILLPEAALEAGLVDQVAYADEVIGELRELTDETEYSPNAPSFRNIGLSAYAQAMGTISPNRPRSENQIAVVYADGTIVSGEGGVGLVGGDRLARQLRDLRQDEAVKAVVLRVNSPGGGASPSEIIAREVMLTQAEKPVIVSMGSIAASGGYMIAAHGDRIFASPNTITGSIGVFGLVLNVQELANENGLTWDVVKTGPFADSNTIARPLTEQELSIGQRVVDQIYARFTNIVAEGRPLSSTDVAAVAQGRVWSGIDAQQVGLVDEIGGLEDAIAAAAEQAELGDDWQLNEYPQPRTFEEQLFESLFGSQLRSLFRPTAQADPLTQEFHHLRGQLQQLEALDDPRGVYLLLPFFPQIN; from the coding sequence ATGCGCGATTTCTTTCGGTACGTCTTGGCTAGCTTTGTCGGGCTGCTGCTCTTTTCCACCCTCAGCGTCGGCGCACTGGTGGTGTTTATTCTGATGATTGCCCTGGGCTCTCGGGATACTGAACCCCTGGTCGAGAAAGACTCCATCCTGGTGTTTGACCTCTCCCTGGACATCACCGACTCCAACCCAGGCTCCAACCCTGCTGATTTGTTTAACGATGCCCTTTCCGGCAGCAGCACTCCCACGCCTATTTCCCTACGCACCGTCCTAGATACCCTCGAAGAAGCCGCCAACGACGATCGGATTGTGGGCATCTTCATCCAAGGCACCACCTCTGCCGAAGGGCGCGGATCGGGGTTTGCGACCCTGCGCGAGGTGCGGGAAGGGCTGCAGCAGTTTCAGGACAGCGGCAAGCCTATCTATGCCTACGAAACCGGCTGGCGTGAGCGCGACTATTACATCACATCCTTAGCCGACTCGGTGATTCTCAATCCTACAGGCAGCATTGAACTGAATGGGTTTAGCGCCGAGACTCTATTTTTTGGAGATGCCTTCGAGCAGTACGGCATTGATGTGCAAATTATTCGCGCTGGGCAGTATAAATCCGCCGTGGAGCCCTTTACACGCAACAGCAATAGCCCCGAAAATCGCGAGCAGTCGCAGCAGCTTCTCAACGATCTCTGGAGCGAATTTCTCACCACCACGGCCAGCGATCGCTCCCTAGAGGTCAGCGATCTGCAGGCGATCGCCGATAGCCAAGCCATCCTCCTGCCCGAGGCAGCCCTAGAAGCAGGCTTGGTCGATCAAGTTGCCTATGCCGACGAGGTGATTGGCGAACTGCGCGAACTAACCGACGAAACCGAATATTCCCCCAACGCGCCCTCCTTCCGCAACATTGGGCTCTCCGCCTATGCCCAAGCCATGGGCACGATCTCACCCAACCGACCCCGCTCCGAGAACCAGATTGCCGTAGTCTATGCCGATGGCACCATTGTCAGCGGCGAGGGGGGCGTTGGTCTGGTGGGGGGCGATCGCTTAGCCCGACAACTGCGGGATCTGCGCCAAGATGAGGCCGTGAAAGCAGTCGTCCTGCGGGTGAACAGCCCTGGGGGTGGCGCGTCTCCCTCAGAAATTATCGCCCGCGAGGTGATGCTCACCCAGGCAGAAAAGCCGGTGATTGTCTCCATGGGCAGTATTGCCGCATCGGGCGGATACATGATTGCCGCCCATGGCGATCGCATCTTTGCATCTCCCAACACCATCACCGGATCGATTGGCGTCTTTGGTCTCGTTCTGAACGTACAGGAACTAGCCAACGAGAATGGTCTTACCTGGGACGTGGTGAAAACCGGCCCCTTCGCCGACAGCAACACCATTGCCCGCCCGCTCACGGAGCAAGAACTCTCCATTGGGCAACGGGTGGTGGATCAAATTTATGCCCGGTTTACCAACATTGTGGCCGAGGGGCGTCCGCTGTCTTCAACCGATGTGGCCGCCGTGGCCCAGGGGCGAGTTTGGTCGGGCATTGACGCCCAACAGGTGGGGCTGGTGGATGAGATCGGCGGACTAGAGGACGCGATCGCTGCCGCAGCAGAACAAGCTGAGCTAGGCGATGATTGGCAGCTCAACGAATATCCCCAACCGCGCACGTTTGAAGAGCAACTTTTTGAAAGCTTATTTGGTAGTCAACTGCGATCGCTGTTCCGTCCTACAGCCCAAGCTGATCCCCTCACTCAGGAATTTCATCACCTGCGGGGACAACTGCAGCAGCTTGAGGCTCTCGACGATCCTCGCGGTGTCTACCTATTACTGCCTTTCTTTCCTCAGATTAACTAG
- the ftsZ gene encoding cell division protein FtsZ: MSNLIRKIHISMTASNPFTNSKDHLNQVYDAHNALADEPRSGEIVSSSVARIKVIGVGGGGCNAVNRMIASEVAGVEFWSVNTDSQALTLNDSHNCLHIGQKVTRGLGAGGNPAIGQKAAEESRDEISAALKGSDLVFITAGMGGGTGTGAAPIVAEVAKEIGALTVGVVTRPFTFEGRRRTSQADGGIEALQSRVDTLIVIPNDKLLSVISEQTPVQEAFRVADDILRQGVQGISDIITIPGLVNVDFADVRAVMADAGSALMGIGIGSGKSRAREAAITAISSPLLESSIDGAKGVVFNITGGDDLTLHEVNAAAEIIYEAVDPNANIIFGAVLDHRLQGEVRITVIATGFSPEVPVTQAQTATRVSPMKRSPAPPPASPSPDPRPKPSGGLDIPEFLQKRRPTR, translated from the coding sequence CTGAGTAACCTGATAAGGAAAATCCATATATCGATGACGGCTTCAAATCCTTTCACAAATTCTAAAGATCATTTGAATCAGGTTTATGATGCCCATAATGCCCTGGCAGACGAACCCAGGAGTGGTGAAATTGTGTCGAGCAGTGTAGCCAGAATTAAAGTCATTGGAGTGGGGGGCGGCGGCTGTAATGCAGTCAACCGCATGATTGCTAGCGAGGTTGCTGGAGTAGAATTTTGGTCGGTGAATACCGACTCCCAGGCCTTGACCCTCAACGATTCCCACAACTGCCTTCACATAGGGCAGAAAGTTACTCGTGGTCTAGGAGCAGGGGGCAACCCTGCCATTGGGCAGAAGGCGGCTGAAGAGTCGCGGGATGAAATTTCTGCTGCCCTGAAGGGATCCGACCTCGTCTTTATTACCGCTGGCATGGGCGGCGGTACCGGCACCGGTGCAGCCCCTATTGTGGCCGAGGTAGCGAAGGAAATCGGTGCTCTGACCGTGGGCGTGGTCACGCGTCCCTTTACCTTTGAGGGACGACGACGTACGAGCCAGGCTGATGGTGGCATTGAGGCCCTTCAGAGTCGGGTGGATACGCTGATTGTGATTCCCAACGATAAATTGCTGTCGGTGATCTCTGAGCAAACCCCTGTCCAGGAAGCTTTCCGGGTCGCCGATGATATTTTGCGCCAAGGGGTGCAGGGTATTTCCGATATTATTACCATCCCCGGCTTGGTGAATGTGGACTTTGCCGATGTGCGTGCGGTGATGGCCGATGCTGGCTCGGCGCTGATGGGTATTGGAATTGGCTCGGGTAAATCTCGGGCCCGAGAAGCTGCCATTACCGCCATTTCATCACCGTTGTTGGAGTCTTCCATCGATGGTGCGAAAGGTGTGGTCTTCAACATTACCGGAGGCGATGATCTGACGCTGCATGAGGTGAATGCTGCTGCGGAAATCATCTACGAAGCGGTGGATCCCAATGCCAACATCATTTTTGGGGCGGTGCTGGATCATCGCCTGCAGGGAGAAGTGCGGATTACGGTGATTGCCACTGGGTTTTCGCCTGAGGTGCCGGTCACCCAAGCCCAAACGGCAACCCGTGTGTCTCCCATGAAGCGATCGCCTGCTCCTCCGCCCGCCTCGCCGTCCCCCGATCCTCGTCCAAAACCCTCAGGTGGTCTTGACATCCCTGAGTTTCTCCAGAAACGTCGTCCTACCCGGTAG
- a CDS encoding FtsQ-type POTRA domain-containing protein gives MTDLVSVSRTDLAQRRQLLRRQRRWRFLRSLWRTGLVVGMAGGLVWVTTQPVWILHRVDQVTVEGNELLSVDAIHSLLPITYPQSLLHLDPNAIADYLEAQGPIEEATVTRRLLPPGLNVQLQERRPVAVLIRGNASASPDLRVEAAATDSDPMAHVGLIDEKGFWMSLSAYVALDDSLSLPELKVRGMQEHQRSQWSQLYQVLYQSPLSIYEVDWRDPSNLVLSTELGMVHFGPYSDRFPYQLQVLDQLRTLPQHIDIGNLDYIDLRNPESPLLQELGIVPSSLPPVEVLPQENNSPEPN, from the coding sequence ATGACTGACCTTGTTTCTGTCTCTCGTACTGATCTTGCCCAACGTCGTCAGTTGCTTCGCCGTCAGCGACGATGGCGATTTCTGCGATCGCTTTGGCGAACAGGCTTAGTTGTGGGGATGGCCGGTGGACTGGTATGGGTCACAACCCAGCCAGTGTGGATTCTACATCGCGTCGATCAAGTGACCGTTGAGGGCAATGAGCTGCTCTCGGTTGATGCGATTCACTCCCTGCTACCGATCACCTATCCTCAATCGTTGCTACATCTTGATCCCAACGCGATCGCTGACTATTTAGAAGCCCAAGGGCCCATTGAAGAAGCGACCGTCACCCGGCGACTCTTGCCACCGGGGCTGAATGTGCAACTTCAGGAGCGCCGACCCGTAGCTGTCCTCATCCGAGGGAATGCCTCTGCCAGCCCGGATCTACGGGTCGAAGCTGCCGCAACCGATAGCGATCCCATGGCTCACGTAGGGTTGATTGATGAAAAGGGATTTTGGATGTCCCTATCTGCCTATGTAGCCTTAGATGACTCTCTGTCTCTCCCGGAGCTGAAGGTGCGAGGTATGCAAGAACACCAGCGCAGTCAGTGGTCTCAGTTATACCAAGTCTTATACCAGTCCCCCCTATCCATCTATGAGGTTGACTGGCGTGATCCTAGTAATTTGGTGCTATCTACAGAATTGGGTATGGTTCATTTTGGCCCCTACAGCGATCGCTTTCCCTATCAACTACAGGTGCTCGATCAACTGCGTACGTTGCCCCAGCACATTGATATAGGGAATCTGGACTATATTGATCTACGCAACCCAGAGTCGCCGTTGCTGCAAGAGCTAGGTATAGTGCCCTCCAGTCTGCCGCCGGTGGAGGTGCTGCCCCAAGAAAACAACAGCCCAGAGCCTAATTAA
- a CDS encoding S8 family peptidase, protein MKRLLLLGLFLGGLIWAVATAPQLMNRGDYTSLLLDFRDDLPAETVTQYLEAIAQETGQTPILNSSFSNEQQLYVIEGDRSLLRSLKRSPLGSDLESVGPNFLYSIQAIPNDPDYSKQWNLRSINMERAWDDAQGEGITVAVIDTGITPVPDLKDTTFVAGYDFVNNQVEALDDNGHGTHVAGTIAQSTNNGYGVAGIAYKAKLMPLKVLSAEGSGTVSDIAEAIRFAADHGADVINMSMGGFGDSQVLQDAIAYAHQRKVVIVAAAGNANANAAAFPARYANVIAVSALDATGVKAPYSNFGAGVDLAAPGGSLGQESDAGGILQETLDPATGNPAWRSLQGTSMAAPHVAGVAALLKSVGIDDPEEIATLLKTSARTVENDTLNHYGAGQLDAGAAVTLALQGQLNLRDFFRWFKNQGYLNLRFWFDGGIIAFWPKVAMVLGSYLLAWVLRNYLPGLGGWALSSGLIAGSSGLFFLRGLYIYDLPQWPLRVMGSSLTELGGAIQGSAVLNPLFASVLIPLGCLAVLLGHPGGRLLTIGTSLGMTAALTVSAVLSYPVLGLGSGAIAQGFLLVNALLCFAIANLAAKTEVSPR, encoded by the coding sequence ATGAAACGACTACTGCTGCTGGGACTATTTTTGGGGGGACTGATCTGGGCCGTGGCGACGGCTCCCCAATTGATGAATCGGGGTGACTATACCTCACTCCTGCTCGACTTTCGAGATGATCTGCCTGCGGAAACGGTGACCCAATACCTAGAGGCGATCGCTCAAGAAACCGGACAGACGCCCATCCTCAACAGTTCCTTTTCCAACGAGCAGCAGTTGTATGTCATCGAAGGCGATCGCTCCCTTCTGCGTAGTCTGAAGCGATCGCCTTTGGGATCCGATTTGGAGTCAGTTGGCCCCAACTTTCTCTATTCTATTCAAGCGATCCCCAACGATCCCGACTACAGCAAGCAGTGGAATCTCCGCAGCATCAATATGGAGCGGGCTTGGGATGATGCCCAGGGCGAGGGAATTACGGTAGCCGTGATCGATACGGGCATCACCCCGGTGCCTGATCTTAAAGACACCACCTTCGTGGCCGGCTACGACTTCGTCAACAACCAGGTGGAGGCGTTGGACGATAACGGCCACGGCACCCATGTGGCCGGCACCATCGCCCAATCCACCAACAATGGCTATGGGGTGGCGGGTATTGCTTACAAAGCCAAACTCATGCCTCTCAAGGTCTTGAGCGCAGAAGGCAGCGGTACCGTATCCGACATTGCCGAAGCCATCCGCTTTGCCGCCGACCACGGAGCTGACGTGATCAACATGAGCATGGGTGGCTTTGGTGACAGCCAAGTGCTGCAGGATGCGATCGCCTATGCCCACCAACGCAAGGTGGTGATTGTGGCCGCAGCGGGCAATGCCAATGCCAATGCCGCTGCCTTCCCAGCCCGCTATGCCAACGTAATTGCCGTCTCCGCCCTAGATGCCACCGGCGTCAAAGCACCCTACTCCAACTTTGGGGCTGGAGTTGACCTTGCTGCTCCCGGCGGAAGCTTGGGGCAGGAGAGTGATGCGGGTGGAATTTTACAAGAAACCCTCGATCCAGCAACCGGGAATCCCGCATGGCGATCGCTCCAGGGTACCAGCATGGCCGCGCCCCACGTGGCGGGGGTTGCCGCCCTGCTCAAATCCGTCGGCATCGATGATCCTGAGGAAATCGCCACCCTGCTGAAAACCTCCGCCCGTACCGTCGAGAACGACACCCTCAACCACTATGGCGCTGGACAACTGGATGCCGGAGCCGCCGTCACGCTTGCCCTGCAGGGACAGCTCAACCTCCGCGACTTTTTCCGCTGGTTTAAGAATCAGGGCTATCTCAACCTGCGCTTTTGGTTTGATGGCGGCATTATCGCCTTCTGGCCAAAAGTAGCCATGGTGCTGGGTTCCTACCTCTTGGCTTGGGTGTTGCGCAATTATCTGCCGGGACTCGGGGGTTGGGCCTTGTCGAGCGGGTTGATTGCTGGCAGTTCGGGTCTATTTTTCCTGCGAGGGCTCTATATCTACGACCTACCCCAATGGCCCCTGCGGGTCATGGGTAGTTCTCTGACCGAACTCGGCGGTGCTATTCAAGGTAGCGCGGTGCTCAATCCCCTATTTGCTAGCGTCCTGATTCCCTTGGGCTGCCTAGCGGTCTTGCTGGGGCATCCCGGCGGTCGGTTACTCACCATCGGCACCAGCTTGGGTATGACAGCGGCGCTCACGGTCAGCGCAGTCTTGAGTTATCCAGTCCTCGGGCTCGGCAGTGGAGCGATCGCCCAAGGATTTTTGTTGGTGAATGCCTTGCTCTGCTTCGCCATTGCCAATCTAGCCGCCAAGACAGAGGTATCCCCCCGATGA
- a CDS encoding helix-turn-helix domain-containing protein: MQSETVIESLLALAQETRLAAYRLLVRAGPAGLPAGDIAEALSAHPSTMSRHLAQLERAHLIHSWRVQRQVFYAIHWDGTRQLLQFLTEDCCKADPLVWCDDQSENCTGQQNLGENHEL; this comes from the coding sequence ATGCAATCAGAAACTGTTATTGAATCGCTTTTAGCGCTTGCCCAAGAAACGAGGCTGGCTGCCTACCGCCTGCTCGTTCGTGCAGGGCCTGCGGGTCTACCAGCAGGAGACATTGCGGAGGCTTTGAGCGCCCACCCTTCTACCATGTCTCGGCATCTTGCACAGCTAGAACGAGCTCATCTAATCCACTCTTGGCGTGTTCAACGGCAAGTATTCTATGCGATCCACTGGGATGGAACGAGGCAGCTTCTGCAGTTTCTCACGGAGGATTGCTGCAAAGCAGACCCATTAGTTTGGTGTGACGACCAGTCTGAAAACTGCACAGGTCAACAGAACCTAGGAGAAAACCATGAGCTTTGA
- the arsH gene encoding arsenical resistance protein ArsH, translating to MSFDHKPRILFLYGSLRERSYSRLLAEEAARIIEEFGAEVRFFHPHELPLHASVPDTHPKVQELRDLVNWSEGQVWSSPEMHGTMSGLLKHQIDWIPLSMGAVRPTQGKTLAVMQVCGGSQSYNAVNTLRVLGRWMRMFTIPNQSSVPKAYQEFNEDGTMKDSPYRDRVVDVMEELYKFTLLLRDKVDYLTDRYSERKEETERQARDIVSQSMGSASSS from the coding sequence ATGAGCTTTGATCACAAACCTAGAATTCTTTTTCTTTATGGTTCTTTGCGAGAACGCTCCTACAGTCGTTTACTTGCGGAAGAAGCTGCCAGAATTATTGAAGAATTCGGTGCAGAGGTTCGGTTTTTTCATCCCCATGAGTTGCCTCTCCATGCAAGCGTTCCCGATACTCATCCTAAGGTTCAGGAGCTCAGAGACCTTGTCAACTGGTCAGAAGGGCAAGTCTGGTCAAGCCCAGAGATGCACGGAACAATGAGTGGTCTACTCAAACATCAAATTGACTGGATTCCGCTCAGTATGGGAGCAGTGCGACCGACGCAAGGCAAAACCCTCGCCGTGATGCAGGTGTGTGGCGGTTCACAATCCTACAATGCCGTCAATACACTGCGCGTGTTAGGGCGTTGGATGCGAATGTTCACGATTCCCAATCAGTCGTCTGTGCCAAAAGCCTATCAAGAATTTAATGAAGATGGGACGATGAAAGACTCGCCCTACCGCGATCGCGTTGTCGATGTGATGGAAGAGCTTTACAAGTTCACGCTGCTGTTACGTGACAAAGTTGATTACCTAACCGATCGCTATAGTGAACGCAAAGAAGAAACTGAACGACAGGCGAGAGACATTGTCAGCCAATCCATGGGTTCAGCCTCTAGTTCATAA
- a CDS encoding Npun_F5560 family protein, translating into MQTDLRTPAHPQAELSRLQDELQMRDQLVQQLSQELFRLVKGNNSIVPASPQLSEQHQSEMQALREQLRGVEQQVQFYQEQISERDAEIYQLRQTVHELTDRSRMLEQVVQEMPGVYRQKFAERLAPIKEKVAHIQRENRQLHAELQSVSYRLAVRNRQTNHVDLPSFVPGLGGKPVIPSFGDA; encoded by the coding sequence ATGCAAACTGACCTTCGAACCCCAGCCCATCCTCAAGCTGAACTGTCGCGCTTGCAGGACGAACTGCAGATGCGAGATCAGTTGGTGCAGCAGCTCTCCCAGGAGCTCTTTCGCTTGGTGAAGGGCAATAACAGCATTGTGCCAGCTTCGCCTCAGCTATCAGAGCAGCACCAATCAGAAATGCAGGCTTTGCGCGAACAACTGCGCGGTGTGGAACAGCAGGTGCAGTTTTACCAAGAGCAAATTTCTGAGCGGGATGCCGAAATTTATCAGCTACGGCAGACGGTTCATGAACTCACCGATCGCTCTCGAATGCTAGAGCAGGTGGTGCAGGAAATGCCGGGCGTGTATCGCCAGAAGTTTGCCGAACGTTTAGCGCCGATTAAGGAAAAAGTGGCGCATATTCAGCGAGAAAATCGTCAGCTTCATGCTGAACTCCAGAGCGTCAGCTACCGTCTGGCGGTGCGCAATCGTCAGACCAATCATGTAGACCTGCCCAGCTTTGTACCTGGTCTAGGCGGAAAGCCGGTTATTCCCAGTTTTGGAGACGCTTAG
- a CDS encoding TrkH family potassium uptake protein encodes MTVSRTICLGFLALIVIGTLLLVLPLSTSSGEWSSLVTALFTSTSAVCVTGLIVEDTGTYYSVFGQIVILLLIQVGGLGYMTANTFLLLLLGRRFGLREKLAIQKSLDIPGMSGSVILVRSIIALTLAFEVTGVLLLLPVFMEDYGMGYSLWLSIFHSISAFNNAGFSLFSDSLVGYATSVPIHIVIPGLIIFGGIGYQVIMEAYIWLRDRLQGRHGWSVFSLNFKIVTSTTLFLLVVSTLMFLGIELQHPSMPVETLNPGDRLLFAWSEAVMPRTAGFNTVDYGSINAVGLFITMALMLVGGSPGSTAGGIKTTTLRILFNSTKAVLQSKEEVLCYQRQIPVSLILKAVGVVFGSTTAILFMTLIIGVSNPNIPFIAIVFETISAFATVGLSTGITASLSMLGKLVIICTMYIGRVGILIFMAALLGDPQPSVVHYPEENLLVG; translated from the coding sequence ATGACTGTCTCTCGAACGATCTGCTTGGGGTTTTTGGCGCTCATTGTCATTGGGACACTGCTGTTGGTGTTGCCCTTGTCCACCAGTAGCGGAGAGTGGAGCTCGCTGGTCACAGCTCTATTTACCTCAACCTCCGCCGTTTGTGTCACCGGATTGATCGTCGAAGATACGGGCACCTACTATTCCGTCTTTGGGCAAATCGTCATTCTGCTGTTGATTCAGGTTGGCGGCTTGGGCTATATGACGGCCAATACGTTCCTATTGCTGCTGCTCGGGCGACGCTTTGGACTGCGGGAAAAGCTCGCCATCCAAAAATCTCTTGATATTCCTGGCATGTCTGGTTCGGTGATCTTAGTGCGATCGATCATTGCCCTGACGCTGGCGTTTGAGGTGACGGGAGTCCTTCTATTGCTACCGGTGTTTATGGAAGACTATGGCATGGGCTATAGCCTCTGGCTGTCTATCTTTCACAGCATCAGTGCCTTCAATAATGCTGGATTTAGTCTGTTTTCAGATAGTTTGGTGGGCTATGCCACATCGGTGCCGATCCACATCGTCATTCCTGGGCTGATTATCTTCGGCGGCATTGGCTACCAGGTGATTATGGAGGCCTATATCTGGCTGCGCGATCGCCTTCAAGGACGGCATGGATGGTCTGTGTTCTCGCTGAATTTTAAAATCGTGACCAGCACCACGCTTTTCCTGTTGGTGGTGTCCACTCTGATGTTTTTAGGCATTGAACTGCAGCATCCGAGTATGCCGGTGGAAACACTCAATCCGGGCGATCGCCTCCTGTTTGCCTGGTCAGAAGCCGTGATGCCCCGTACCGCCGGGTTCAACACGGTAGACTACGGCAGCATTAATGCGGTGGGTTTGTTTATTACCATGGCGCTGATGTTGGTGGGCGGCAGTCCGGGCAGTACGGCTGGGGGCATTAAAACAACCACGCTACGAATTTTGTTTAACTCAACCAAGGCAGTGCTGCAAAGCAAAGAAGAGGTGCTCTGCTATCAGCGGCAAATTCCGGTGTCGCTAATCCTCAAAGCGGTGGGCGTTGTGTTTGGTTCCACCACTGCCATTTTGTTCATGACTCTGATTATTGGCGTGAGCAATCCCAATATTCCCTTCATTGCCATTGTCTTTGAGACCATCTCCGCCTTTGCCACTGTGGGCCTCTCCACGGGCATTACCGCTAGCCTCTCTATGTTGGGCAAGCTGGTGATCATTTGCACTATGTACATCGGTCGGGTGGGCATTTTGATCTTCATGGCCGCACTCTTAGGCGATCCTCAGCCTAGTGTGGTGCATTATCCCGAAGAAAATCTGCTGGTGGGCTAG
- a CDS encoding methyltransferase domain-containing protein — protein sequence MTTSLQNQIQQFYDASSGLWEQVWGEHMHHGHYGADGTIPKERRQAQIDLIDELLSWSKVTHVTSVLDVGCGIGGSSLYLAEKFGAAATGITLSPVQARRAEERSLLAKIPATFLVADALAMPFADNSFDLVWSLESGEHMPDKTQFLSECYRVLRPGGTLMLATWCHRETDMVPLTPREQKHLNKIYQVYCLPYVISLSNYAVIAEELGFQAMRTDDWSKAVAPFWAVVVRSAFSWSALWGLMRSGWTTIQAALSMGLMQRGYRDGLITFGVLCAQKPESDRPQETLGD from the coding sequence ATGACAACCTCGTTACAAAATCAAATTCAGCAATTCTACGACGCATCGTCTGGGTTGTGGGAGCAGGTGTGGGGCGAACATATGCACCACGGTCACTATGGGGCCGATGGCACAATTCCCAAGGAGCGACGCCAAGCTCAAATTGACTTAATCGATGAACTTCTATCTTGGTCTAAGGTGACCCATGTAACCTCGGTCTTAGATGTGGGCTGTGGCATTGGCGGGAGTTCTCTCTACCTAGCAGAAAAATTTGGGGCGGCGGCCACCGGGATCACCCTCAGTCCTGTGCAGGCTCGGCGAGCAGAGGAGCGATCGCTTCTCGCCAAGATTCCCGCTACTTTTTTAGTGGCGGATGCTCTAGCTATGCCCTTCGCCGACAACAGCTTTGACCTTGTCTGGTCGCTGGAAAGTGGGGAACATATGCCCGACAAAACCCAGTTTCTCAGTGAATGCTATCGAGTCTTGCGCCCAGGGGGCACGCTGATGTTAGCCACATGGTGCCATCGAGAAACCGACATGGTTCCCCTGACGCCTCGGGAACAAAAGCACCTCAACAAAATTTACCAGGTTTACTGTCTGCCCTACGTCATCTCCCTATCCAACTATGCGGTGATTGCCGAAGAGCTTGGGTTTCAGGCGATGCGTACCGACGATTGGTCTAAGGCGGTGGCTCCCTTCTGGGCGGTGGTGGTGCGATCGGCGTTCAGTTGGTCGGCGCTGTGGGGGTTGATGCGATCGGGCTGGACGACGATCCAGGCAGCTCTATCCATGGGACTCATGCAGCGGGGCTATCGGGATGGGTTGATTACCTTTGGGGTGCTCTGTGCTCAGAAGCCGGAGAGCGATCGCCCCCAGGAGACGCTGGGTGATTAG
- a CDS encoding type II CAAX endopeptidase family protein, whose protein sequence is MIRDISLDPIGWIGVFFAAWVILWLPMAIPLAQRLHWRPFQPATAAQKLPLLAILYGLAPLVLWSIQHLSADDWADYGLVGYRLIPSAGAGLAMGLAGIAILYGVQGVVLQRLHPDQPPLPWQQLSLPVLLGLLAVAASVGFIEELVFRGFLLHALRSHLDLWAAGAIASVIFASLHLVWDGRGTVPQLPGLWLMGMVLTLACWVDGNAIGLAWGLHTGWVWGVATVDTLQGDRPPVTTPAWLVGIHGQPLAGALGLLLLLGTGGGLTILTQMATGSP, encoded by the coding sequence GTGATTAGGGACATCAGCCTCGATCCCATCGGTTGGATAGGCGTCTTTTTTGCCGCATGGGTCATCCTCTGGCTCCCCATGGCAATTCCCTTGGCCCAGCGGCTGCACTGGCGACCGTTTCAACCGGCAACAGCCGCCCAGAAACTGCCGCTCTTAGCCATTCTGTATGGGCTAGCACCCTTGGTTTTATGGAGCATCCAGCATCTGTCGGCAGACGATTGGGCCGATTATGGCCTGGTGGGGTACAGGCTCATCCCCTCGGCTGGAGCAGGTCTAGCCATGGGGCTAGCTGGCATTGCTATACTCTACGGCGTCCAAGGAGTCGTCCTGCAGCGGCTGCATCCCGACCAGCCGCCCCTACCCTGGCAGCAGCTATCGCTACCCGTCCTCCTAGGCCTGCTGGCCGTTGCCGCTAGCGTGGGGTTCATCGAAGAGCTGGTGTTTCGTGGATTCCTGCTCCATGCCCTGCGATCGCACCTTGATCTATGGGCGGCAGGAGCGATCGCCAGCGTCATTTTCGCCAGCCTGCACCTAGTTTGGGATGGTCGCGGTACGGTACCTCAACTGCCAGGGCTATGGCTCATGGGCATGGTGCTCACCTTGGCCTGCTGGGTAGATGGCAATGCGATTGGCCTAGCTTGGGGGCTGCATACCGGCTGGGTGTGGGGCGTAGCCACCGTGGATACCCTCCAGGGCGATCGCCCTCCCGTGACCACCCCAGCCTGGCTGGTGGGCATTCATGGACAGCCCCTAGCAGGGGCCTTGGGTCTATTGCTGCTGCTGGGAACGGGCGGCGGTCTCACGATCCTGACCCAGATGGCTACAGGAAGTCCGTAA